In Lysinibacillus sp. 2017, the DNA window GGTAAATGAAATCGTTGGCTTGACGTTTTCAATGACTGCCTGCACGATAATATCTACGTTAATCTTATTTTCCTCTAAAATGCTAAATACACCTGATAACGCCGCCATTTCATATGAATCGTAACCAATTGTTAATCGAATAATATCCGATTCATAGGCTATACCATGCACAATTAAACTTTTTTCCATTTCGACATCCCCTTTTATCATTGTACCGTCTACATATGCTGTAATTCACAACCACTTAGTGTATGTGCTTTCCTGGTCTTTTAGTACTTTTCATAGCAACTATTTGCAGTTACAAATACCGCTTACCTAACCAAATCCAGAACAAAAGCGACCTTCCACGTTCATGGAAAGTCGCCGTCAAGACAAATAATAGTTAAATGTAATTCACGGATAGCTCTCCAGAACATTAGCTCTGACAGTCTTACATCTGTTAAATGCAACACCAGCAAATTCCGCGAACAATACGTAATTCACTTCGGCAAGCTCCCCTTTCGATTGCTGTCATCGGAATTGTTCTTCCTCAAGCAATGTACTATTGAATACTGCACCTCTATCGATTGAAAATATTGAATTATTTTAATAGTAACATAATGCTAGTCATCATTCTAATGAAGCTTCGTGAAAATGCGTATAAATTGTTTGGGCCAACGCATGAGGAATTCCCGCTTCAAGCAATTGATCAATGGATGCCTCTCGTATTTTTTTTACGGAACCAAAATGCTTCATGAGTTGCTGCTTACGCTTTGGTCCGACTCCTTCAATATCATCCAGCGCCGAAACAATAGCATGCGCTTGACGTTGTTGGCGTAAAAACGTAATCGCAAATCGGTGGACTTCATCTTGAATGCGCTGCAATAAATAAAACGCATCACTCGTACGTTTCAGTGCAATCGGTTCAACAGGATCACCGAAAAGTAGTTGTGACGTATTGTGCTTATTATCTTTTGCTAGCCCTGCGATTGGAATATACAAGCCAAGCTCATCTTCAATTACTTCTCTTGCTACTTCCATTTGACCCTTACCACCATCAATAACGATTAAATCAGGCAATGGTAAATTTTCACGGAGTACGCGCGTATAACGACGTCGTATCACTTCTTGCATCGCACCGTAATCATCATGCTTTGCAGCTTGTCTTGTTTTATATTTGCGGTATTCCTTTTTCGCTGGTTTCCCGTCGACGAAAACGACCATAGCCGAAACAGGATCCGCCCCGTGCATATGACTATTATCGAATGCTTCAATCCGTAGCGGTGCAGAAATATTTAACGCTTCCCCTAATGCTTCACACGCCCCCACCGTCCGCTCTTCTTGGCGTTCAATAAGTTGGAATTTTTCGCTAACAGCAATCGTCGCATTTTTTGTAGCCAAATCAACAAGTTCTTTTTTCTGGCCTCTTTTTGGAATAACGATTTTAATATTTAATAACTTTTGTAATATATTTTCATCAATGCCTTGTGGAATAAAAATTTCTTTCGGCAAAAGATGATTCGGTTCATTGTAAAAGTGTCCAACAAACGTTAAAAATTCTTGTTCTGGCTCATCATAAATAGGAAAAACAGAGACATCACGTTCGATTAATTTCCCTTGGCGAACAAAAAATACTTGAACGCACATCCAACCTTTTTCAACCGCATAGCCGAATACATCGCGGTTGCTTAAATCGTCTGTAATAATCTTTTGTTTTTGCATAATACTATCAATATGCGTCATTAAATCTCGGAATTCTTTTGCACGTTCAAACTCTAACTTTTCAGCAGCATCAAGCATTTTCGCTTCTAATTGCCGCTTAACATCCTCAACGCCACCGTTTAAAAACTTCGAAATTTCTTCAATCATCTCGTCATACACTTTTTTCTCAATATCCTTCACACATGGTGCTAAGCATTGTCCTAAATGATAGTACAAACAAACTTGGCTTGGCATTTGTGCACATTTACGTAATGGGTATAAGCGATCGAGTAATTTTCGTGTTTCATTTGCAGCATACGCATTTGGATAAGGGCCAAAATATCTCGCCTTATCCTTCTTAATTTTACGTGTTGTTAAAATTCGCGGATAGCGTTCATTTGTTATTTTAATATAAGGATATGTTTTATCATCAGTTAACTTAATATTGTATTTTGGATCATGAAGCTTAATAAGATTGAGCTCTAAAATAAGCGCTTCAATATCACTTGACGTCACGATATACTCGAAATCTTCAATTTCACTTACTAAACGAGCTGTTTTACCATCATGACTACCTGTGAAATAAGAGCGTACACGATTTTTCAAAATCTTCGCCTTACCAACATAGATAATGGTCCCTTGGCGATCTTTCATTAAATAACAGCCTGATTCATCTGGTAAAATTTCAAGCTTTGCCTTAATCGTTGGATTCATGTTATCACCTACTGTTATGTCATCTATCGTTAGTGTACCCGATTCAACGACAAGAAAAAAGCCGTACACCTACGTGAGGTATACGGCCTTCAAAGTTTTAATTATTTGTTGTCGTTAATGAAGTCGATTAACGCTTCTTTTGGCATGAAGCCAGCAGTTTTTGCTTTTAGTTCACCATCTACGAATAATAGTAATGATGGAATCGACATGATTTGGTATTCTGCAGCAGTAACTTGGTTGTTATCTACATCAACTTTTACGACTTTAACATCGTTGCCGATTTCTGAATCTAATTCTTCAAGAACTGGAGCTATCATTTTACATGGACCACACCACGCTGCCCAAAAGTCTACTAAAACCACACCGTTTGAAATTTCTTGCTCGAAAGTTTGATCTGTACCGTGTACAATTGCCATAATAAAATAGCCTCCTTATATAACGTCTGTTTGTAGTATAGCATGATTTGCCAATTTAAAAATACTAAAATGCTCGGGATTTTAAAACTGAAGCGATTGGCAAAGTGTACTCATTACCTAATAAGGAATGGTTTTAAAGTGTACTCATTTTTCGCGTATGAGGTGAACCGCTTTTTTAACCAAATTACCCTCCAAATAAATTTATTATTCAAGAATACTTAAAGTAAACTGCTACGTCGACAAGATGGATATTTCTGATAACGTTTTGATACGCTATTTCTTTTTGAGAATAGTTAAAATGGCATTCCTAGATAGTTCAAAAATACGCTTCTTTTCTTCTATAAGGAAGTAGAGTAAGCTATAGAAAGAGTAGATAAGGGAGGAAGTTTCATTGATTACAATTAATAAAGAACGAGTTCTTCAAATCGCAACGGACTTACTACAACAGCATAGTCCGACTGGCTATTGCCATGAAATTATGGATAAGGTTGAACAGTTCGTTCAGCAAACGGGTTATCAATTTGAGCGCACATTGAAAGGCGGAGGAATCATTTCCATTCCCGGAGCTAATGAAGGGAAAGTAATCGGTCTTTCTGCGCATGTTGATACATTGGGTGCCATGGTTCGTTCGATTACTGGTCACGGCACATTAAAATTTACGCTTCTAGGTGGCCCACTCGTTCCAACTTGGGATGGCGAATATGTTTTTGTACGTACGAGAGACGGCAGAACTTATAGTGGTACTATTTTGAGCACTAGCCCATCCGTACACGTATTTGAAGACAGCAAATCAAAAAAACGCGAACCGCAGTTTATGGAAGTGCGTCTCGATGAAAAGGTGAAAACGAAGGAAGATGTTTTGAAGCTTGGCATTGGTGTCGGTGACTTTATTTTTATTGATCCGAAAACGACTGTAACAGAAAGCGGCTTTTTGAAATCTCGGTTCATTGATGACAAAGGAAGTGTAGCGTGCTTATTGGCGCTTATTGAAATCATGCAGCAGGAGAAAATCGTACCGGCTTATCCGGTGAAAATTGTGATTTCCAACTATGAAGAGGTTGGTCATGGTTCATCGTATATTCCTGCTGATATTACTGAATACATTTCTGTTGATATGGGCTGTATCGGTGATGATTTAAGCTGTACAGAATATGATGTTTCCATTTGTGCGAAGGATTCAAGTGGACCTTACGATTACGAAATCACATCAACCTTTATCGAATTGGCTAAAGAAAATGGCTTGCAATACGCGGTTGATATTTATCCTATGTACGGTTCGGATACAAGTGCAGCACTACGTGGCGGCAATAATATCAAAGGTGCCCTAATCGGACCTGGTGTTCACGCGTCACACGGAATGGAACGTACACATTATGAAGCATTAGAAAATACGATGAAATTACTTTACTTGTATATTACGAAGCGTTAATGGATTGATAAAAGATACTAACGTGGTGTTTTTGTCTTGTAATAATGCAGAGTATTTAGTGTTTTAGGGTATATGGTCGTAGCACACATTCATGTAGGGCGCTTACTGTGGTAGGCGCCCTTTTTCTAAGTAAAGCTCACCCAATCTCTACATAGCAAAAAAACAGCTTCCCTCAAATTTGAAGGAAGCCGTTTATCATTACGCGTTAACTTTTAACGCTTTAAATTCTTCGATTAGCATTGGTACAACTTCGAATAGGTCGCCTACGATACCGTAGTCCGCTACTTTGAAGATGTTTGCTTCTGGATCTTTGTTAATCGCTACGATTACTTTAGAGTTCGACATACCAGCTAAGTGTTGGATTGCTCCAGAAATACCAGCTGCAATGTAAAGGTCAGGTGTTACAACTTTACCCGTTTGACCGATTTGTAATGAGTAATCACAGTATTCAGCGTCACATGCACCACGAGATGCACCAACTGCACCGCCAAGTAAGTTTGCTAAATCTTTTAATGGTTCGAAACCTTCTTCAGATTTCACTCCACGGCCACCAGCTACTACTACTTTCGCTTCTGATAGATCTACACCTTCAGTTGATTTACGAACAACTTCTTTAATCACTGTTCGTAAGTTTGTAATTTCTACTGATACCGAAGATACATCGCCTGAGCGACCTGCATCTTTAGCAAGTGGTGCAATATTGTTAGGACGGATTGTTGCAAAAATAACGCCGTCTTTTACTTTTACTTTTTCAAATGCTTTACCAGAATAGATTGGGCGGATGAATACTGTCGCATCACCTGAACCTTCAACTTCTGTTACATCTGATATTAAACCTGATTTTAAGCGAGAAGCTACTTTTGGTGATAAGTCTTTACCTAAAGAAGTATGACCGAATACGATTGCTTCCGGTTTTTCTTGCTCAACTACTGCTAAGATTGCTTGGCTGTAGCCATCAGATGTATATGTTTTTAAATGTGGGTGTTCTACTGTAACGACGCGGCTTGCACCATAAGCGATCATTTCTTGTGCTAAACCAGCAACAGCATCCCCTACTAATAATGCAACCACTTCACCACCGTCAGCGATTTGAGAACCTGCTGCGATTGCTTCGAATGAAACATTACGTAAGCTTCCTTCACGAACCTCACCTAACACTAAAACCTTCTTTGACATGAATATCCCTCCATTACCATCTTCGTAAAACTTTGCGTTAATTTTCGATACAATTTTTAATTAGACAACTTTCGCTTCGTTGTGTAATAGGTTCACTAATTCTTTTACCTGAGCAGATAAATCGCCTTCTAATACGCGACCTGCTGCTTTTTGCGGTGGTAAATAAATTTCAACTGTTTCTACTTTTACTTCAACATCGTCTTCATCGATATCTAAATCATCTAACTCAAGCTCTTCAAGCGGCTTTTTCTTTGCTTTCATGATCCCTGGTAAAGATGGGTAACGTGGCTCGTTTAAACCTTGTTGAGCTGTTACTAGTAATGGTAGCGACGTTTCCAAAATTTCAGAGTCACCTTCGATATCACGAATAATTTTGACATTCGTGCCTTCGATTTCAAGGCTTGTAATTGTTGTTACGTAGTTTATGCCTAATAGATCAGCTAAACGTGGACCTACTTGACCAGAACCACCATCGATTGCAACGTTACCTGCTAAAATTAAATCTGCTTCTTTGTCTTTTAAATATTCTGCTAGGATGTAAGCTGCAGAGTATTGATCTAACTCATCTAAATCATCTTCTGTATTAATTAATACTGCTTCGTCAGCGCCCATTGCTAAAGCTGTACGTAATTGCTTTTCTGCATCTTCGCCACCGATTGTCACAACTGTTACTTTACCGCCTAATGCGTCACGCTTTTGGATTGCTTCTTCAATTGCATATTCATCGTATGGGTTGATGATGAACTCAGCACCATCTTCTTGAATCTTACCGCCAGAAACAACGATTTTTTCTTCTGTGTCAAAAGTACGTTTTACTAATACATAAATATTCATAATCTAGACCTCCTAAAAGCTTTTAATTTATCCTACATTTACAGACTTACTTGCCTGTAAAGATTGGTTCACGTTTTTCAATAAATGCTTGGATGCCTTCTTTCGCATCCTGTGATACAAATACATCTCCAAAGCTTTTTGCTTCAGCGGCCACGCCTTCATAAAATGATGGAGTTTTTGAGTAGTTTAACATTTGGATAGCTGCTTTTAATGCAATGGGTGACTTCTTCGCGATTTTTTTTGCAATTTCCAGCGTCTTTGGTAGTAGCTCTTCATCCGCGAATGCTTTGTTTGCTAATCCCCACTGAACCGCTTCTACTCCAGAAATCGGCTCGCTTGTGAACATCATTTCCGCTGCTTTTGCTGCCCCAACATAACGAGGTAAACGCTGCGTTCCTGCAAAGCCAGGAATAATACCTAACGAAAGCTCAGGCAAACCTAGTTTCGCTGACTCTGTCACAAAGCGCATATGGCATCCCATCGCAAGCTCTAATCCTCCACCAAGTGCTGCACCGTGAATCGCTGCGATGACTGGCTTCGAAAAGGTTTCTACGCGTTCGAACACGATTTGTCCGTTATTCGCTAAACCGCCAAATTCTTCTCCTGACTGAACACTTGTAAATTCTTTAATGTCTGCGCCTGCAGAGAAAAAGCGACCTTCTCCGTGAAGTACAATCACACGTACTGAATCATCTTGTTCCACTGCATCTAATAAAGCGTTTACATCTTGAATTAAACCTTGTGATAATGCATTTGCTGGTGGTCTTGAAATTGTAGCGATTGCTACGCCTTCTTCTACTCTCCAACTTAAAAACTCCATTTCCCCACATCCCCTTATTATGCTTTTATTGCATTTAATAATAATTGCTGAATTTTCGGAGCCTGCTCCATTAAGTCATAGCGATAATCGTTCATCACCCATGTTGTCGTAATTTCATCAATCGTACCAAACACCATTTGACGTGTAATACGGACATCCATCTCTTGATTGAACTCCCCAGCTAACATCCCTGCAATTAAAATTTGATCAAGTAATACTAAATATTCTTTTAAAATCGTATTAATCTTTAATCTTAATTCTTTATTCGATTGTCTTAACTCTAATTGCGTTACAGTTGCTAAATGGCGATCACTTGATAACACGCGAAAGTGATTTTCAATCATCTGACATAACTTTTCAGAAGAGGAATCTCCACTTTTAATTATATCCTGTAAATTTTCTACGAATATACCCATTTTTTCCTGAAATACAGAAATCAGAATATCTTCTTTGTTTTTAAAATATAAATAAATTGTCCCATCAGCTACACCAGCTTGTTTGGCAATTTTAGAAACTTGGGCTTGATGATAGCCGTTTTCTGCAATTGCTATCACTGCTGCATCTACTATTTGCATATACTTGGGTTTATTTCGTTTCAAGCTGCTCACCACCAAAAAAATATGAAAACATGAATGACTATTCATTCATGTTTTCATATTATAATTTGTATAACATTCTGTCAATAATTTTCGTACAATTATTTTGCAACTTGTTTGGCCATTTTCTCCTTTTCTTCTTCAACAAGCGTACGGCGTAAAATTTTACCTACCGCTGTTTTTGGAAGCTCTTCGCGGAACTCATAGAAACGTGGCACTTTATAAGCAGCTAAATTTTTGCGGCAAAACTCATTTAACTCTTTGTCTGTCACAGTATGACCTTCTTTTAAAACAACATATGCCTTAACCGTTTCCCCACGATATGGGTCTGGAATCCCTGCAACGACACATTCTTGAATTGCTTCATGTTCGTATAAAATTTCTTCTACTTCACGTGGATAAATATTATATCCACCTGCAATAATCATATCTTTTTTACGATCGACTACATAAAAGTAACCGTTTTCATCCATATAACCTAAGTCCCCTGTTAAGAACCAGCCATCTATAAATGTCATCGCTGTATCTTCTGGGCGATTCCAGTAGCCTTTCATAACTTGAGGACCTTTAATCGCAATTTCTCCCATCTCACCTGGAGGTAAACTTTCTGATTCACCTGAACGTAAAATGGCAGCATCTGTACTTGGCCATGGTAATCCAATTGACCCGTTAATACGATTACCCCAAATTGGATTAGCGTGCGTTACTGGTGAAGTTTCGGTTAAACCATAACCTTCAACTACGCGTCCACCCGATAAGGCTTCGAATTTTTCTTGTACTTCTAATGGCAGTGGTGCTGAACCACTTAAACAAGCTTTAATCGTTGATAAATCATATTTTGCTAGATCTGGATGATTTAAAAGGCCGATATACATCGTTGGAGCACCTGGGAATAAGGTTGGTTTTTGTTTATCAATTGTTTTTAATGCTTGTTCCGCTTCAAATTTTGGTAATAATACCATTTTTGACTGTTGCATAACTGATAAAATTAACACGGTCGTCATTCCATATACGTGGAAGAACGGTAAGATACCTAAAATGACTTCTTCACGTTTCACACAACGATACATCCAAGCATCACACATCATCGTATTGGCAATTAAGTTTTTATGCGTTAACATAACACCTTTAGGGAAACCTGTTGTACCACCTGTATATTGTAGTAATGCTAAATCATTTTCAAAGTCGAATTCTACTTCCATCGATTCAGATTTTCCAGACTTCATTATTTCTGTGAATAAGTGATTTTGCCCACTATGTTCTACTTTTACACTAAATCCGTACTGCTTTTTTTGAATAAATGGATACACTAAATTTTTGGGGAATGGTAAATAATCTTTAATCCCTGTTACAATGACGTTTTCAAGCTTTGTTTCTTTAATAATTTTCATCGCGCGTGGATATAAAATGTCCATTACTAAAATAACTTTCGCGCCCGAATCTGCCATTTGATATTGTAATTCACGCTCGGTATAAAGTGGATTCGTTTGAACAACAATCCCACCTGCATACATCGTACCATAGTAAGCGATTACAGCTTGTGGACAGTTTGGTAACATAATTGCTACACGATCGCCCTTCTCCACCCCTAGAGAACGCAAATAATTCGCAAATTTCATAGCAGATTCATACAATTCTTTGTACGTAAGCTCTTTGCCCATAAAATGCACGGCAACATTATTCGGCACTTCTTCGTACGCTTTCGTTAAAAATTGTTGAACGGGAATTTTTGGAAGTTCCAACGTATGTGGAATTTCCTCTGGATAGCTTGCCAACCAAACTTTTTCTGTCATAAAACTTCTCCCCCTTGTCAAAGCTTCATTCTTTTAATAATTATAATTAAAATAGGAAATTATTTCAAATCATTTAATCGAACTTTTGTATTTCTTCTCGCTTATGCACTTATTTTCTACCTGTATTATTATGGTATTCATAATAATCCATCACTGAATTACCATTCACTTAATAACTTACTTTCAAAATATACTTTTTCAATAAAACATTAATTTGAAATAAATTTTTTCAAAAAAAGAAGCAAACAAACTAAATTTCATTAGCTTGTTTGCTTCTTCGACTAAATTGTCAGCATATAATAGATTCCTACTGCTAGAAATAGTACACATACCGCGATTAAAATTTTTGATAGTGTTTCCATCGTTTATCTCCTAAGATGTGATGCTTGCACCAATGACAAATGATAACCCAACTGAAATCGTAAATGAAATAAAACCTACTGATCGATTGTCTGCTGCAATTTCATCATCAACATTAAATTTCGGTGTTAAAAATTCAAATAATAAATAAGCAAATATTAATAGAATAAAGCCAAATAATCCCCAACCGAGCATGCCAATAAACGATGTGTGCTGCTCAATAGAATAGCGGAAAATATTACATATTCCCAAAATTTTACCGCCTGTTGCAAGGGCAACTGAGACATTACCATTTTTAATCTCTTCCCAGTTTTTATATTTTGTCACGATTTCAAATAAAATCATCGAAACAAAAAGACAAAGGGCGACAACGCTAAAATAACCTGCTGTTTCTACGAGCGGATGGTGCCAAAAGTCTGATCCTAGCATTCCATACACTCCCTTCTAAAATTACTTCTTATTCCTAATATTAGCTGAAATTTTCAAAGGAGCAACTATTATTTTAGCTCAACGACTGTGACACCAAAGCCGCCCTCACCCGCTTCACCATAACGATAAGATTTCACTCGCTTATGCTTTTTCAAAAAGCTTTGAATTCCTTGACGTAGTGCACCTGTCCCTTTACCGTGAATGATTGAAACGCGAGGATAGTTCGATAATAATGCATCATCTAAATATTTTTCTGTACGGATAAGTGCGTCCTCATAGCGTTCTCCGCGCAAATCTAATTCAAGTTTTACATGGCTATTGCGATTTTTCACATTCATCATCGGACGTGTTACTTGTTCTTTTTCTGGCTTGATGTATTCTAAATCGCTTTCAGGCAATTTCATTTTTAAAATACCAATTTGCACAACCCAATCTTGGCCCGCTTTTTGCAGTAGCGTGCCTTTTTGACCATAGCTTAATACTTTAACTTCATCGCCCACTTTTAAGTTTTGCTTGCGTTCACGTGCTTCGACTGCTTTTTGTAATACTTTATTTTCTTTTGGTGCTGCTTCTTCTAGACGTTTTTTCGCATCAATTAATTCATGCTCTTTGACATTGGATGCAGCTTGTTCTTTCATTTCACGTAATTCAGCGATAATCGTTTCAGCTTCTCTTTTCGCTTCATCGACAATTTTACGTGCTTTATCTTTTGCTTTTTTCTCTAAATTTTCTTTTTTATCATCATATGTGCGGAGACGTTCTTTTAGTTCTGCACGAATTGTTTGCGCTTCTTCTAATAAAACATGTGCTTCATCTGCTTCTCGCTCTGAACGCAGACGGCTTTCTTCTAAAGAAGCAATCATTGACTCTACTTCATGACGGTCTGTGCCTGTAAATGATTTTGCGCGATCAATAACGACTGTATTTAATCCAAGACGTTTTGAAATTTCAAAGGCATTTGAACGCCCTGGAACCCCAATTAATAAACGATACGTTGGACTTAATGTTTCAACGTCAAATTCTACACTCGCATTCACAACTGATGGACGGTTGTAGCCGTATGCTTTTAGTTCCGGGTAATGGGTTGTTGCCATAACGCGTGCGCCATAACCAACAACTTCATCTAAAATCGAAATCGCTAAGGCCGCCCCTTCTTGTGGGTCAGTACCAGCACCTAATTCATCGAATAATACTAATGATTTGTCATCGAACTTACTTAAAATATCAACTATGTTCACCATATGAGATGAGAATGTTGAAAGGGATTGTTCGATCGATTGCTCATCGCCAATATCAGCAAAAATTTGCTCGAACACGGCAAGCTCTGAACCGTCTAAAGCTGGTACTGGTAAACCAGATTGTGCCATCAACGTACATAATCCAACCGTTTTCAACGTAACTGTTTTACCACCTGTGTTTGGACCGGTAATAACGATAGCTGTAATATCACGACCAAATTCAATCGTATTCGCTACCGCTTCTTCTATTGGTAATAACGGATGGCGCGCACGAACTAAGCGTGTATAGCCTTCCTTATTCATTTTTGGCATAGTACATTTATTTGCTTGTCCATACTTGCCTTTTGCTAAAATCACATCAATTTCACCAAGTAATTGGATAAGGACAAATATCTCATGCGCAACATCTTGTACTTGTGCGGTTAATGACGCTAAAATACGGTCAATTTCCGTTTTTTCTTTCACTTTTAAGCGCTGTACTTCGTTATTTGATTGGATAACGGATTCTGGCTCGATGAAAAGTGTCTGACCTGATGCCGATTGGTCATGCACAATACCGCCGTAATGAGAACGATATTCTTGTTTTACTGGAATAACGAATCGGTCATTACGAATTGTAATAATCGTATCTGAAAGCATTTTTGTTGCGTTTGAACCGCGTGTTAAACTTTCAAGTTTTTGACGAACTTTTGCTTCTTCCGAACGTAATGATTGACGAATTGAACGTAATGTCGTGCTCGCTGAATCCAACACCGCCCCATTATCATCGATACAGGCATTAATCTCATGTTGTAACGCCGTTAAAATTGGCATTTGCTCTTTACGCTCAATAAAATGAGGGATTTCAATCGAATTTTCAGATTCAATATCTTCAATGAAATTACGTAAAATACGGCTCGCACGAATCGTACTTGCGATTTCCATTAATTCCGTTGGGCTCAGCATACCGCCAATTTGAGAACGACGTGCATGTGGACGCACATCAAAAATCCCGCCCAGTGGCACATTACCTTTTACTCGTAAAATGGCTAGTCCTTCATCCATTTCTTCTAATAATTCAACGACTGTTTCAAAATCCGTTTCAGGGACTAGTTCATCAATGGCCTGTTTCCCGATGGAGTTTGTACAAAATGTCGAAACTTGTTCTCGTACTTTATCAAAT includes these proteins:
- a CDS encoding TetR/AcrR family transcriptional regulator gives rise to the protein MKRNKPKYMQIVDAAVIAIAENGYHQAQVSKIAKQAGVADGTIYLYFKNKEDILISVFQEKMGIFVENLQDIIKSGDSSSEKLCQMIENHFRVLSSDRHLATVTQLELRQSNKELRLKINTILKEYLVLLDQILIAGMLAGEFNQEMDVRITRQMVFGTIDEITTTWVMNDYRYDLMEQAPKIQQLLLNAIKA
- a CDS encoding electron transfer flavoprotein subunit beta/FixA family protein; this translates as MNIYVLVKRTFDTEEKIVVSGGKIQEDGAEFIINPYDEYAIEEAIQKRDALGGKVTVVTIGGEDAEKQLRTALAMGADEAVLINTEDDLDELDQYSAAYILAEYLKDKEADLILAGNVAIDGGSGQVGPRLADLLGINYVTTITSLEIEGTNVKIIRDIEGDSEILETSLPLLVTAQQGLNEPRYPSLPGIMKAKKKPLEELELDDLDIDEDDVEVKVETVEIYLPPQKAAGRVLEGDLSAQVKELVNLLHNEAKVV
- the uvrC gene encoding excinuclease ABC subunit UvrC codes for the protein MNPTIKAKLEILPDESGCYLMKDRQGTIIYVGKAKILKNRVRSYFTGSHDGKTARLVSEIEDFEYIVTSSDIEALILELNLIKLHDPKYNIKLTDDKTYPYIKITNERYPRILTTRKIKKDKARYFGPYPNAYAANETRKLLDRLYPLRKCAQMPSQVCLYYHLGQCLAPCVKDIEKKVYDEMIEEISKFLNGGVEDVKRQLEAKMLDAAEKLEFERAKEFRDLMTHIDSIMQKQKIITDDLSNRDVFGYAVEKGWMCVQVFFVRQGKLIERDVSVFPIYDEPEQEFLTFVGHFYNEPNHLLPKEIFIPQGIDENILQKLLNIKIVIPKRGQKKELVDLATKNATIAVSEKFQLIERQEERTVGACEALGEALNISAPLRIEAFDNSHMHGADPVSAMVVFVDGKPAKKEYRKYKTRQAAKHDDYGAMQEVIRRRYTRVLRENLPLPDLIVIDGGKGQMEVAREVIEDELGLYIPIAGLAKDNKHNTSQLLFGDPVEPIALKRTSDAFYLLQRIQDEVHRFAITFLRQQRQAHAIVSALDDIEGVGPKRKQQLMKHFGSVKKIREASIDQLLEAGIPHALAQTIYTHFHEASLE
- the trxA gene encoding thioredoxin; this translates as MAIVHGTDQTFEQEISNGVVLVDFWAAWCGPCKMIAPVLEELDSEIGNDVKVVKVDVDNNQVTAAEYQIMSIPSLLLFVDGELKAKTAGFMPKEALIDFINDNK
- a CDS encoding M42 family metallopeptidase; the protein is MNKERVLQIATDLLQQHSPTGYCHEIMDKVEQFVQQTGYQFERTLKGGGIISIPGANEGKVIGLSAHVDTLGAMVRSITGHGTLKFTLLGGPLVPTWDGEYVFVRTRDGRTYSGTILSTSPSVHVFEDSKSKKREPQFMEVRLDEKVKTKEDVLKLGIGVGDFIFIDPKTTVTESGFLKSRFIDDKGSVACLLALIEIMQQEKIVPAYPVKIVISNYEEVGHGSSYIPADITEYISVDMGCIGDDLSCTEYDVSICAKDSSGPYDYEITSTFIELAKENGLQYAVDIYPMYGSDTSAALRGGNNIKGALIGPGVHASHGMERTHYEALENTMKLLYLYITKR
- a CDS encoding enoyl-CoA hydratase, which encodes MEFLSWRVEEGVAIATISRPPANALSQGLIQDVNALLDAVEQDDSVRVIVLHGEGRFFSAGADIKEFTSVQSGEEFGGLANNGQIVFERVETFSKPVIAAIHGAALGGGLELAMGCHMRFVTESAKLGLPELSLGIIPGFAGTQRLPRYVGAAKAAEMMFTSEPISGVEAVQWGLANKAFADEELLPKTLEIAKKIAKKSPIALKAAIQMLNYSKTPSFYEGVAAEAKSFGDVFVSQDAKEGIQAFIEKREPIFTGK
- a CDS encoding DUF350 domain-containing protein yields the protein MLGSDFWHHPLVETAGYFSVVALCLFVSMILFEIVTKYKNWEEIKNGNVSVALATGGKILGICNIFRYSIEQHTSFIGMLGWGLFGFILLIFAYLLFEFLTPKFNVDDEIAADNRSVGFISFTISVGLSFVIGASITS
- a CDS encoding long-chain-fatty-acid--CoA ligase produces the protein MTEKVWLASYPEEIPHTLELPKIPVQQFLTKAYEEVPNNVAVHFMGKELTYKELYESAMKFANYLRSLGVEKGDRVAIMLPNCPQAVIAYYGTMYAGGIVVQTNPLYTERELQYQMADSGAKVILVMDILYPRAMKIIKETKLENVIVTGIKDYLPFPKNLVYPFIQKKQYGFSVKVEHSGQNHLFTEIMKSGKSESMEVEFDFENDLALLQYTGGTTGFPKGVMLTHKNLIANTMMCDAWMYRCVKREEVILGILPFFHVYGMTTVLILSVMQQSKMVLLPKFEAEQALKTIDKQKPTLFPGAPTMYIGLLNHPDLAKYDLSTIKACLSGSAPLPLEVQEKFEALSGGRVVEGYGLTETSPVTHANPIWGNRINGSIGLPWPSTDAAILRSGESESLPPGEMGEIAIKGPQVMKGYWNRPEDTAMTFIDGWFLTGDLGYMDENGYFYVVDRKKDMIIAGGYNIYPREVEEILYEHEAIQECVVAGIPDPYRGETVKAYVVLKEGHTVTDKELNEFCRKNLAAYKVPRFYEFREELPKTAVGKILRRTLVEEEKEKMAKQVAK
- a CDS encoding electron transfer flavoprotein subunit alpha/FixB family protein — its product is MSKKVLVLGEVREGSLRNVSFEAIAAGSQIADGGEVVALLVGDAVAGLAQEMIAYGASRVVTVEHPHLKTYTSDGYSQAILAVVEQEKPEAIVFGHTSLGKDLSPKVASRLKSGLISDVTEVEGSGDATVFIRPIYSGKAFEKVKVKDGVIFATIRPNNIAPLAKDAGRSGDVSSVSVEITNLRTVIKEVVRKSTEGVDLSEAKVVVAGGRGVKSEEGFEPLKDLANLLGGAVGASRGACDAEYCDYSLQIGQTGKVVTPDLYIAAGISGAIQHLAGMSNSKVIVAINKDPEANIFKVADYGIVGDLFEVVPMLIEEFKALKVNA